A stretch of Acipenser ruthenus chromosome 1, fAciRut3.2 maternal haplotype, whole genome shotgun sequence DNA encodes these proteins:
- the LOC117973237 gene encoding NAD-capped RNA hydrolase NUDT12-like isoform X2 — protein MAFVQKNPKEEMVAQFLDSAAKGDVARVSSMTSHSDILINESDERGWTALMLGARNGHFDVVKNLLEKGCDRSSVNKSGQTALDIAKFWGHKHIATLLTNKIGDRPVFLPGATEEHENYFCRTFLNRMSEKRTHSEWLKAKQLHSTTVYILFSSLSPLVTSSRDKDQSSKPDVRLCRFGREAVEELLGKPEAILIFLGIEMQKTNVGSLKESVLNGEDGLIAWFALNVDDIPVAKFKLKYPDCCLIQAPMPGLLQLTEEEAGVVAQARSVLAWHSRYSFCPTCGSGTKVGEGGYKRSCLKEDCKSLQGIHNTSYPRVDPVVIMLVIHPDGNQCLLGRKKVFPAGMFSCLAGFIEPGETIEDAVRREVDEESGVKVSHVQYVSCQPWPMPSSLMIGCLTVAVSTEIKVDENEIEEARWFTRQQVAEALGKNSQQPFSVPPRQAIAHQLIKHWVGLNANL, from the exons ATGGCTTTCGTTCAAAAGAATCCGAAGGAGGAAATGGTTGCTCAGTTTCTCGATTCAGCTGCTAAGGGAGATGTGGCCAGAGTATCTTCAATGACTTCTCATTCCGATATCCTAATTAATGAATCTGATGAGAGAGGCTGGACTGCATTGATGCTTGGTGCTCGGAATGGACATTTTGATGTTGTGAAGAATCTGTTGGAAAAGGG GTGTGACAGATCTTCTGTAAATAAATCTGGTCAAACTGCACTTGATATTGCAAAATTTTGGGGGCATAAACATATTGCTACTTTACTGACCAATAAAATTGGAGACAGACCTGTGTTTCTTCCCGGTGCTACTGAGGAGCATGAAAACTATTTCTGTAGAACCTTCCTAAACAGAATGAGTGAGAAGAGGACACACTCTGAGTGGCTAAAAGCCAAGCAGCTTCACTCAACCACAGTGTACATTCTCTTCTCTAGTCTAAGCCCATTAGTTACTTCATCCCGAGACAAGGATCAGTCCAGTAAACCAGATGTTCGGCTTTGTAGGTTCGGAAGAGAGGCTGTAGAAGAACTTTTGGGTAAACCTGAAGCCATTTTGATTTTCCTTGGGATTGAGATGCAAAAAACAAATGTAGGTTCTTTGAAAGAAAGTGTGCTAAATGGTGAAGATGGGCTGATCGCTTGGTTTGCCTTAAATGTAGATGACATTCCTGTAGCAAAATTTAAACTCAAATATCCTGACTGCTGCCTCATTCAAGCACCCATGCCTGGTCTTCTGCAGCTAACTGAGGAGGAAGCAG GTGTTGTTGCACAGGCAAGGTCAGTTCTTGCCTGGCACAGCAGATACAGTTTCTGCCCTACATGTGGGAGTGGAACTAAAGTCGGAGAGGGTGGTTACAAGAGGTCTTGTTTGAAAGAAGATTGCAAGAGTCTCCAAGGCATCCACAATACATCCTATCCTCGAGTTG ATCCAGTTGTTATAATGTTGGTCATCCATCCTGATGGGAATCAGTGCCTTTTGGGCAGAAAGAAAGTCTTCCCTGCTGGGATGTTTTCTTGTCTTGCTGGGTTCATTGAGCCAG GAGAGACCATTGAGGATGCAGTTAGGAGAGAGGTGGATGAAGAGAGTGGAGTCAAAGTTAGCCATGTGCAATATGTCTCCTGTCAGCCGTGGCCAATGCCTTCCTCTCTTATGATTGGCTGCCTGACTGTCGCTGTATCAACAGAAATTAAAGTGGACGAGAATGAAATAGAAGAAGCCCGTTGGTTCACAAGACAGCAG GTTGCAGAAGCTCTTGGAAAAAACAGCCAACAACCCTTCTCTGTGCCACCACGACAAGCTATTGCACATCAACTGATAAAGCACTGGGTTGGCTTGAACGCAAACCTTTGA
- the LOC117973237 gene encoding NAD-capped RNA hydrolase NUDT12-like isoform X1, producing MRLKMAFVQKNPKEEMVAQFLDSAAKGDVARVSSMTSHSDILINESDERGWTALMLGARNGHFDVVKNLLEKGCDRSSVNKSGQTALDIAKFWGHKHIATLLTNKIGDRPVFLPGATEEHENYFCRTFLNRMSEKRTHSEWLKAKQLHSTTVYILFSSLSPLVTSSRDKDQSSKPDVRLCRFGREAVEELLGKPEAILIFLGIEMQKTNVGSLKESVLNGEDGLIAWFALNVDDIPVAKFKLKYPDCCLIQAPMPGLLQLTEEEAGVVAQARSVLAWHSRYSFCPTCGSGTKVGEGGYKRSCLKEDCKSLQGIHNTSYPRVDPVVIMLVIHPDGNQCLLGRKKVFPAGMFSCLAGFIEPGETIEDAVRREVDEESGVKVSHVQYVSCQPWPMPSSLMIGCLTVAVSTEIKVDENEIEEARWFTRQQVAEALGKNSQQPFSVPPRQAIAHQLIKHWVGLNANL from the exons ATGAG GCTGAAAATGGCTTTCGTTCAAAAGAATCCGAAGGAGGAAATGGTTGCTCAGTTTCTCGATTCAGCTGCTAAGGGAGATGTGGCCAGAGTATCTTCAATGACTTCTCATTCCGATATCCTAATTAATGAATCTGATGAGAGAGGCTGGACTGCATTGATGCTTGGTGCTCGGAATGGACATTTTGATGTTGTGAAGAATCTGTTGGAAAAGGG GTGTGACAGATCTTCTGTAAATAAATCTGGTCAAACTGCACTTGATATTGCAAAATTTTGGGGGCATAAACATATTGCTACTTTACTGACCAATAAAATTGGAGACAGACCTGTGTTTCTTCCCGGTGCTACTGAGGAGCATGAAAACTATTTCTGTAGAACCTTCCTAAACAGAATGAGTGAGAAGAGGACACACTCTGAGTGGCTAAAAGCCAAGCAGCTTCACTCAACCACAGTGTACATTCTCTTCTCTAGTCTAAGCCCATTAGTTACTTCATCCCGAGACAAGGATCAGTCCAGTAAACCAGATGTTCGGCTTTGTAGGTTCGGAAGAGAGGCTGTAGAAGAACTTTTGGGTAAACCTGAAGCCATTTTGATTTTCCTTGGGATTGAGATGCAAAAAACAAATGTAGGTTCTTTGAAAGAAAGTGTGCTAAATGGTGAAGATGGGCTGATCGCTTGGTTTGCCTTAAATGTAGATGACATTCCTGTAGCAAAATTTAAACTCAAATATCCTGACTGCTGCCTCATTCAAGCACCCATGCCTGGTCTTCTGCAGCTAACTGAGGAGGAAGCAG GTGTTGTTGCACAGGCAAGGTCAGTTCTTGCCTGGCACAGCAGATACAGTTTCTGCCCTACATGTGGGAGTGGAACTAAAGTCGGAGAGGGTGGTTACAAGAGGTCTTGTTTGAAAGAAGATTGCAAGAGTCTCCAAGGCATCCACAATACATCCTATCCTCGAGTTG ATCCAGTTGTTATAATGTTGGTCATCCATCCTGATGGGAATCAGTGCCTTTTGGGCAGAAAGAAAGTCTTCCCTGCTGGGATGTTTTCTTGTCTTGCTGGGTTCATTGAGCCAG GAGAGACCATTGAGGATGCAGTTAGGAGAGAGGTGGATGAAGAGAGTGGAGTCAAAGTTAGCCATGTGCAATATGTCTCCTGTCAGCCGTGGCCAATGCCTTCCTCTCTTATGATTGGCTGCCTGACTGTCGCTGTATCAACAGAAATTAAAGTGGACGAGAATGAAATAGAAGAAGCCCGTTGGTTCACAAGACAGCAG GTTGCAGAAGCTCTTGGAAAAAACAGCCAACAACCCTTCTCTGTGCCACCACGACAAGCTATTGCACATCAACTGATAAAGCACTGGGTTGGCTTGAACGCAAACCTTTGA